Part of the Rhizoctonia solani chromosome 2, complete sequence genome is shown below.
TTTAATATCACCTGTATAATTTGCTCGTAAGTTTTTTTCTAGTTATAGAGAACCCATGTATGTTACTCAGTGCAGCATCTCAGCTCCCTTCGATACTACACTCTTTTGCCACAATTCATCCTTCTTGGGAGGAAGAGATTACGTTGAACCTCTTCTCTTCGGAAGTTTTCTCTCCGAGGTGTAACTATGCGTATTGTCAAAGTCTTGATAGCGTTTCTTCCGGTGGTCGTTCAGGCAGCAATTCCCCTATCTAGGCAGCATCCCCTCATAGCTCGTGTCAATCAACCTTATTCCTGGACTATTTCTCCATCCACTTTTGATAATACAAATTTCTCGAGTATCTTCCTTCGGACATCTCCAGGTTGGCTCATTTACGACAACGCTACGAGCACGTTCAGGGGCACCCCAACTCCAAAGGATATTGGAATTACTACAGTCCGTATTTACAATCAATTTGGAGATAGCGATCGCTTCCAGCTCTATGTGTCCGACCTTCCACCACCTATCGTCAATATACCACTGGAGACTCAACTGGTCCCTGGGAATCCGTCAATCTCATCGGTATTTACATTTCCGGCTCCCAGTATTGGCGTTCGGGTTCCTCCGAAGTGGTCCTTTAGCATTGGCTTTGATGGATTCACGTTTATCACTCCCGATGAGCGTAATGTTTATTATGATGCCACCTTGGCTGATGGTTTACCCTTGCCCGATTGGATTGTCTTCAACAATCGAACGCTCACATTTGATGGAGTAGCTCCCACCAATCGTAGCCCAAAGCTCTCGATTATACTTCACGGAAGTGACCGGTGGGGGTTCGGAGCAATCCAAGCACGATTCGATTTGGTTATTGGGCCGCGCACACATCTTCTGGGAGTTGACGGCACAACCGGTCTGGAAACCATCAATGTAACTGGAAGAACACCGTTTGCGCACTCAATCAAAACATTTGGTGGATTAACGATCGACGGGATACCAGTAGTTGCTGCAAACATATCTCGCGTTGAAGTCAACGTTTCAACAGTCCCTTGGCTTGTCTTTAACAATTTGACTCGCGTTCTCTCTGGAATACCACCCCTCTCGGCTATTGGAACCAACCTTGTTTTTCCCGTGTCTATTACCTCCGATTACAACGATACAGTGGACACCAGCATCAAACTAAGTGTGTTGCCCTCGTGCTTTAGCTCGATGCCTATCCAGCCTGTGGCGGTGACGACAGGTACATTCATGACGTTTTCGCTCAAGGAGTATATTATGGGCGGGCCTTCAACCCGGCAACAATTATTACCGAATACAATCCACGTACAGCGTCATCCTGGCTCAGTTACGATGGTTCGAATGGCACTCTGAGTGGTATTGTCCCGAAGTCCACAGGTTACAATGAGGTAAATGTTACGTTTAGCGCAACTGACTCGGAGACGCACGCCATATCGACTACGTCCTTGGTTCTATCTATTTCCCCTAATGCCACATTTGGACCAGAGGTTTGGGAAGATCGGCATGGACACGGTGTTGGCCATCGAGCAAAGACAGCAGTTCTGGTAACCTTTTCTGTTATTGGTGGCGCTATATTCGTATGCTGTTTGCTCGCTCTCTGCCGGCGCTGTTGTGCAGTTCGCGATCCGTGCGAAGACGACGAGAATGCAAGCCAATGGAAAGGTCGGGGTGTCGTCCGGGTGGGTGCTCATTGCGCTGGCCAGATGGAAAAATCAGTACGGAGTGTTGAGTTAGGCCGAGCAAGCGGCGAAACGACCGTTGGATTGGAGGGAGGATATAAACTTACCTCTTCCGAGATCTTTCCGCCCCAGATACATGGCTCCAACCCTGGACGTAAGGCAATAGACGGTAAAGGAGTCGGTATCTTCCAGCGCCTGTCGGCCGCATCAAAATGGAAACTTCAAGATCATAGTTTGGGATCACAATTAGGTCGAGTTCGGCGATCTCAGATTTCTTGCCCTGTTTTGATCGACGACAATCGCATGCTGGGATTCACCGAGAATGTCTTTTTAGAGGGCAAACGGCGTTCAAATGGTTCTGAACAGGACCTCGTTCAACATGGAAGACAGTGCCTATCTGGTGTACCAAACCACGTTCCGAGTTTTGAGCGGCCCGGGACCAAACCTGAGGCACATGGGAGACTGCTATCACGCGAGAGTTCGACACAAATCATGTATGACCACACCAGCCGATCATTCAGTGAGTCTGACGAGAGCTCACTGACAAGTATTCCTCGTCGGAGATCCGATTTTTTGCCTCCACGAGATCAACGGGTGGTAAGTGGCGATGAAAGCTATTGGATCTTATGATATGTAAATTGGTTTGGTAGGACGGATCCGAACAGCCGCGTCCCAGCACCGCTGGACCAGCACACTTTATTCGACCTTCAGTTTCTTCCGAAACCATTGGTAATGAACCTAGAGAGGCCGCGGTTATTGCCACCGCTGCCCGCCAGGTACTTCCCAGTATCGTTAGTACCACTTCAGTTGAGCACCCTGCGATACGGTCATCTATGGATTCGACTGGTTCTCAGAGCAAAGATATGACCGTCCCGTCCTCCCCTGGAAGCCTCAGTATAACCGTGTAGGACGACCACGATTGGTGCAACTTAATAGCGAGAAGAGGGTGCTGGCTTCAAATGAGGGGGCAAGCACTTCTCGAAATCGCTCCCAGAAGGCTGTGATAAATAATCTGTCCCGAGCAAGTGAAGGCAACAATGAACCCAACCAACTCCACCAAGACAGACGTTTATCCCTAGGTGTCCGTTATGTCCCATCCTTGGACGATGGCATAGATATTGGATCTGCTGTATTCTATATGACTCCTTCTGTAGGAACGGCACCTTCTCCTGTGACTGGACCGGGAAAGTCGCCTACTTTACTCGGCGAATGCATAGGACCCCCCAAGGCTATAATACATTCGCTGAACCCAGACGTTAACAACACTGCACCAATTCGCACATCATCTCGTTGTTCAAAGATCCCGATTGGGACTCCGTTTGCAATCTCGGTTCCCTTCGAGATTATCCCCTCTCGAGGCGCGGAGATATCGGTCCGCCAACAGAACGGGAAGCCTGTCCCAGCTTGGATTAACTTGGACCAACGTGATGTCGAGCTATGGGGAGTTCCTTTGAAAGAACACCTGGGAACCCACTTGTTAGAAATCTTGGAAGGTACGAAGGAGGGTCAACGGGTTGTGGCTAGAATGTCTCTTGAGGTGGTCCAGTGGGAGTGAAGCCAAGCATCAACACCAGTCTTTCTTTTGATTACACTAATATATACTGAACCGCACGCCGCCAGAGACCATGTATAGTAGTGTAATAATAAATGTACTTCAATCTGGGGCCGTACATGAACTACAGATGTCGCATGTCGGGGGCTATCGACCGATTTGGAGCACGGTTCAGTTTGAAGAGGGGTGTGCCTCCTGATTTACAATACTGCCGTATTATCAGCGTTATGATCTTCTTTGGGCCCTAAAAGAACAGCCTGGATCTTGTGATTTTATCCGACATATATAATGCAATTATCCGACGACTTCTGAAAGAAGAAACCGCGATGCACGCGGAAACATTGCATGAGCATGCTGAACTTAGAGCCAGCCGAGCACTGGTGCAGATAAGAGTCAGCCTCGGTCGGAATGTCTCTATGGGGACACAAATGAGGACCATCGCAATCACAACTGCTCAACTCGATCAGGCCAAATACGAGCGAAACCGATGAATTGCACCCGACATGAGAAACACGATTAGGACTTGAAAGAAAGCAATTGTTCGCAACCTATCCAGGTCTACCGACGCACTGTCGCGCAGAGCGGGAAAAAACGATACCATGCACACACCACAACTGACTATCTATGACTGCGGTAGACCGTGAGGAGATGCACGACCTGTGGTTGGAATTTACATACCTTCCAGATAAGGAATGCAAGGGAACCGATGTAAAAGTATATGAAGTGCTTAGTTTCTATGTAATTTTTTAAGTGAGCTACACCTAACGGTAGAAGTAAAATTGCCTGACCGTGAGTGACGTAGCTCCCAAAGTTCTTTCCCACAACAACATGCCAGGTTGTCCCATAGCGGCGGTCAAACTCGCGTTTAATATGGGCGGCAATATC
Proteins encoded:
- a CDS encoding dynein light chain 1, cytoplasmic protein is translated as MTDRAQDASTTADKDSAPKAVIKNVDISLEKFNIEKDIAAHIKREFDRRYGTTWHVVVGKNFGSYVTHETKHFIYFYIGSLAFLIWKS